A part of Drosophila willistoni isolate 14030-0811.24 unplaced genomic scaffold, UCI_dwil_1.1 Seg533, whole genome shotgun sequence genomic DNA contains:
- the LOC124461574 gene encoding uncharacterized protein LOC124461574, with translation MHRVGEILEFTNVSQWNWVPTNLNPAYLATKTNNTNKYKTWLHGPHYLLQDQHEWPKCDDLGPPNNAEVRHNILFIDNSPMELKLNAEYFSDWRRLYPALARFILYIEKLKAKQKKASPPTEVSYEMIQQARTLLLRRNSQLKAQLKESSYVPEGEQKT, from the exons ATGCACCGCGTGGGCGAAATACTGGAATTCACAAACGTTAGCCAATGGAACTGGGTTCCAACCAACCTTAACCCTGCATATCTTGctactaaaacaaacaacaccaataaatataaaacttggctACACGGTCCACACTATTTGCTGCAGGATCAACACGAGTGGCCAAAATGCGATGATTTGGGGCCACCAAACAATGCTGAAGTCAGGCATAACATACTCTTCATCGACAATTCGCCGATGGAGCTAAAACTTAACGCGGAATATTTTTCCGACTGGCGCAGGCTATATCCAGCTTTAGCGCGCTTTATTCTCTACATTGAGAAActgaaagcgaaacaaaaaaaggcaTCGCCACCTACAGAGGTGTCTTACGAGATGATTCAGCAGGCACGCACACTCCTACTGCGGAGAAATTCGCAACTTAAGGCGCAACTTAAAGAGAG CTCCTACGTACCCGAGGGCGAGCAGAAAACCTAA